AAGCTGGTCCCgtttgccattttgttttccgaccAGTCTCAAAATTAAATACGCATGACGAGGGGTCCAGGGGAATCTACATAAAATGAGGAAAAATCCAGGAAATGATTCCTGAGAAATAAGGATAACAAGTTTTGTCTAAATTCAAGAATGTTatctgtcggccattttgttttcctgttcAGTCTTAAAATTCccatgcataactagggacgAAAGGcaatttgtatacatttaaacaaaaatcgGTATGAATAAGTTCCATGACAGAAGAACTGCTATAACCAAAAAAAACATCTGTCAAATCCACGATCGCTGTCTGATGACCATTTTGTTTGATGAATCAATCAAAACTTCTGGTTAAATAGTTATTTCTACCAAGCAAAAGACACAACATTCATTGTTCTGATAAGGGTCCTACAGTTGACACAAACATGATCCTCTATTGTTTTAGGTATGTCTTTTGCACCAGTTCGCAAACGTTTTACAGTTGTGACTTGCTATGTTGTATCGCCTTGCTCCTATCTGTCCCTTTGCCCTTCTCAATACCTCTTCATTCGAAAAACATTCGTTTTTCTTGTGTGTCACCAAATACAGTGGTTTTTCAAACGGCAACCACTCGTCTACAACCCCGTATTTGTATGTGTTTCGAACTACCCTGATTTTCGTATGACTGTCGTGCTCAATCAGAATACCATGACAACGTGGATGTAAAGCCCATCTCGTCATGACCACGTGATCGCCTGGTACCAGTTCGGTGATTTTGTCTACTGCTCGGTCATCCGTCTTGAGACAGTTGGCTATTGCCCTTCCGACCCAGCATCCGAGTAATGTGCCTCCAACCTTTCCTACAGTCATACCAACGATTCCTCCACATGCGCCTGCAAGTAAACAGGGTATCATGGGTCCGGTTACCGTAAAGGATACACCGATAATGACTCCTACAATCGTAAAAGCCACGGTGACCACACCGTCAACAATGCGCCTGATGGCGATTTTCGCGTATTCGTTCCGGGACAAGTTGCCATTTCTTCGTTCTCTGTATGCCTTTATAACATCCCAAGCAAGAATGATACCTTCAAGGACTATCACAACCACTGGACCCACACAGCCTGCAGCGACTCTGGCCAGTGTGCAAAAGCCTGTAATTGCCGTTCGGACTGTCATGACGGTAAAGTGTACCAGCCATTCCCAAGTCTTAGCGACCAACCAGATGTACTGATGGCTCTTGCTGATACCCGTTTTGCAAAAAGTGGCGAAAGATTCACAGTTGTCATCGAATATATGAAAACCTGTTTGACTTAGCCTCGATCTTGCTCTGGCTATCACGAGATGTGGAGGGTTGGAGAGTTGTATGTCCGAAGTGTACTGAATCCTGTACAGGTCGCCGTATTCCTTAGATACATCTATTTGCTGCTGTATGACACTAACACTGCCGTTCTCGCTCTGCCAGTTGATCACCTCCAACGTGCTGTCCTCGGCATTGACCTCAATCACGATACAGTGATGCCATATGACATAAGGGCGATGGAATGCGATATGGTCGCCGACCACGAGTTGGTTAATATCAGTTACCCGGCTACGAGAGCTCTGTACCAATAGGACATTGTTTTCATGTAACTCGTGGCGAGACACATCCCTGAATCTATACATCCTAAGACGTGGTACTCTCGGACCATCTTCGGCAGAGTCTGGATTGGCAGTGTTGTCAGATAGCCATTCTGTGTTACAACATCTACAGAATATCCCAAATGGTTGGTAGTAAAGGAAACGTTTTGGATGGCGGTTTCCACAGGAACACTCGATTGTCATTCTATGTGTGTTTTATCTCCAATCTCTGTCAGctctgaaaacaaaaaaaaatacatgtacaactattGCTCGCAATGTTTTAAAGGAAATGTCGAATTCGCTTATATAGCCGTTTATATTACGGGAAACAATTTCTAATTCTATAGATATGAAACTTTGCTAATAGAAGTTGAGTATTGAGATAGTTTAGCTCTTGTTCCTTGGGTAACTTACCTAATATTACATCAACAATTTGTAGTTGTATATTTCTGGTTAATTTATTGAACAGACGTAGCTTAAAATCATCTCAGAAGATTTCAACTATTCTGCATTCCCAAATCAAGTGTGTAATTGTTTCTATGTGACAGTTGCAAAAAGTGCATAGGTTAGAGTCTTTTAGgtttatcatatgtatacatttattggtacTTATCATTCTGTGATTTATACTGTATTGGAACCATCGGCGCTAAGTCTATAGTGGATTTAAATGGaatcatattattttttccCAGTATGACGTGTCTTTCACCAAATCCAGTTCTTGGGACGACCATttagttatatatttgttgcttgtttatatatttaagcctctgtttgtttgttatttcaTCACGGTATACATGTagctcaatctaattaaaattacaCTTGTAATTTCCGTACTGCAATACTAtacttgtattgcagtgtatagtagaggaacggaaattacaagtcttattttaattagattgacatGTAGctgtttgtatttatattaagtTTATACGTAATAGATGAGTAAGTGTATAAACACTTGACACACTCTTACATGACgtttatacaataatacataatTGGTTCTCCTTCCCCCGTGAATACGTCCGACCAAATGCGGACTAAAACATTTCCTTCATACAGAAGGAAAAGGATTTTAACCAATTTATGTGACCTCTCCCCTGTTTGGCCCATCATGATCGGGCCCCTTGATGGCCCGGCCCAACGTTTAAGGGTGCAAGGATGTAAGgctgacggacgacggacgctgcgccagGGTATAAGCTACTCGGTCCTTCGGACCTGATGAACTAAAAACAGcacaataaaatgaaaaaagaaaagtaaGGACACAATAAATACTTCAGAAGTACAATATGGTGGTGAGAGAAAGTTGAGCCTTCATAGATACAAAAGAAACCCCAATCCTCAATTGTATTATTTGTGTACCTTATATTTGGATAGTTCACTAATTAGACAGTCTAAGATAGAAATGTCATTTTTGCATTGTTAATGATGCTCTTTGGAggcagatatatatatatatttctctcggtacgactacgacaggaaattcaaatctatatcttcggatcaccaacacatagtgtatatgatacattgtgctaataaatagatatataacatagtaacacaaaaacgaaggcctcgaactcacgatctacggcacccaatcgcctagccagaaatacccgcagcttgtaccgctgcgccacatcggcgttcttaagaaaaaacgtttcaatggcgcaatGATGGTCgacccgataccctgacatgatcattgtggaagtcgtatatttatatattatatatatatggtctagtaagtaataacgacggtataatccaatataggtactggatcctaacaaacagatGTTGGATGCGTGTATACTGTATGACGGTGCGACGCTTTTCATTGTATTACTTACACTGCGGGTTCTTAGTTTTGTATTAACGCAAAACTCATTATTTAGGCAATCCTGGAAACGCAGAAATCATTAACCTAATTAATTTTCACGGAAACAATAATCGAGCGTTGATACGCGGGAACCCATCTTTAACaataagaacatatatttgttgtttacCTGATAAAAGTATATAGAAAGTATGATTTATACCTGGCCATTAAGTCTACAGCTACACGAACCGTTTGTAAGAGACTGACACAACAGGACAGGGCAGTTAATCGGATAAATGTATACTGTAGTGTACGTGTGAActcatcaatataaacaaacacgtATACTGTAGTGTACGTGTGAAttcatcaatataaacaaacacgtATACTGTAGTGTACGTGTGAAttcatcaatataaacaaacacgtATACTGTAGTGTACGTGTGAAttcatcaatataaacaaacacgtATACTGTAGTGTACGTGTGAAttcatcaatataaacaaacacatttaaaaacagaaatatttcgAATAAAAATTcgataaaaaatattataccGTAAATTGTTGAAATactgaacaagaggcccagagggcctgtatcgctcacctggtttcatgagatatgaaacaagagaactatgcttaagtacatttgtcactggtattgctatgtcaatatatcataagcattttatatggacgtacatgaacattggttttattgtaattctaaaaatatcaatttagccaaattgatcacttttagccccgcccctcagccccccggggggtcagccccaccaattgtacaattttgaatctctaccccaaggggatgctaccaggcgaatatgagcgatatccattgcttagtttcagagaagaagttgtttatatcaatttaggcaaattgaCACCttctggcccgcccctcagcccccaggggggtcagccccatcatttgtacaattttgaatccctaccccaaggtgatgctaccagtcaattatgagagatatccattgcttagtttcagaggagaagttgtttataacaatttagccaaactggccccttttggccccgcccctcaacCCCAAGgtggtcagccccatcatttgtacaattttgaatccttaccccaagggggtgctaccaggcaaatatgagcaatatccattgcttggtttcagaggagaagtcgtttatatcaatcaagCCAAACAGGCCCTTTTTGGCCACGCCCCTAagacccccagggggtcagccccaccatttgtacaattttgaattcctaccccaagtaggtgctaccaggcaaatatgagagatatccattgcttagtttaagagaagttgtttatatcaatttagccaaattgaccgtgtttagccccgcccctcagccccccggggggtcagccccaccatttgtacaattttgaattcctaccccaagtaggtgctaccaggcaaatatgagagatatccattgcttagtttaagagaagtcgtttatatcaatatagcccaattgaccacatttggccccgcccctcaggcccccggggggtcagccccatcatttgtacaattttgaatccccaccccatagtgatgctaccaggcaaatatgagtgatagccattgcttggtttcagagaagaagtcgtttatatcaatatagcccaattgaccacatttggccccgcccctcaggcccccagggggtcagctccatcatttgtacaattttgaatccccaccccatagtgatgctaccaggcaaatatgagcgatatccatcacttagtttcagagcagaagtcgtttatatcaattctgtaaaactgaccccttttggccccgcccctcagaccccagggggtcagccccatcatttgtacaatttcaaattcctaccccaaggtgatgctacctgtaaaatatgagagatatccattgttaggttccagagaagaagtcaattatatgaatatagccagattgaccacatttggccccgcccctcaggcccctggggggtcagtcccatcatttgtacaattttgaatccccaccccataatgatgctaccaggcaaatatgagcgatagccattgcttggtttcagagaagaagtcgtttatatcaatatagccagattgaccacatttggccccgcccctcaggcccccggggggtcagccccatcatttgtacaattttgaatccccaccccatagtgatgctaccaggcaaatatgagtgatagccattgcttggtttcagagaagaagtcgtttatatcaatagcgcaaaaatgaccccttttggccccgccccagaggcccccaggggtcggccccatcatttgtacaattttgagtcccctacccatagggatgcttctgaccaaatttggtcaaattctgatgtgtggttatgaagaagaagtcaattgttgacggacggacggacgacggacgacggacgcaacggtatggcataagctcaccttggtccttcggaccaggtgagctaataaatggAACATCAAAACAAACGTTAAACAGATAAAAATGTACTTACTTTATAAGATCCCGCCTGACTctaaatgtttgtaaacaagtttTTGCAATCACACGCCGATTGCATCACATCATAAGAGGAAGGATGCGGGTAAGCGTGTTATTACAATTACTACAGCAGTAGGCTGTAACCTCCTCTTACAGTACGTCATCCTAAGTTGATAGctataaatacttattattcaattttataaaacattatatcacTACGGACCAAATTGAAACACTACTTCCGTAGAAAGGAAACGAGGTTCACGCACGTCCACAACCAcgtacatataaatataacaatgaaaattTTCACTGTGTACTATTCCACGACAATGCCAAGGTCGACTTATTATATCTTTTATTGGGAAAACCACGTTGTTCTGGGAACTATCCTTATTCCAATGGCAACACTTTCGCTTTACCGTCCCAATGCTATGCCAACACAATGTTATGTGAATAAATTTATGTGACGGtggaaacaaaacaacaataaagaaaacaaaagcgTACACTTGTAACAGGGGACAGCAAATTAGATCAGAGTTAGCATTGATGCTGACCAGTATCTGATATAGGAGTCAACTTTGATGCTCTTCGAATGTAGTAAAAGATTCAACATGGATGCTCGCCGGTATGTAGTAAAGGTGTCAACATTGATGCTCGCCGGTATGTAGTATAGGAATCAACATTGATGCTCGCCGGTATGTAGTATAGGTGTCAACATTGATGCTTGCCAGTATGTAGTATAGGAATCAATATTGATGTTCTCTAAGGAAGACAACATTGATATTGGCCAGAATGTAGTATAGGAGTCAACATTGGTGCTGGTCAGTATTTAGTAAAGGGGTCAACATTGATGTTCTCTGGTATGTAGTATAGCATTCAACATTGATACTGGCTGGTATGTAGTATAGGGGTCAATATTGATGCTGGTCGGTATGTAGTATAGGAATCAACATTGATATTTGCCAGTATGTAGTATAGGAATCAACATTGATGCTCGCCGGTATGTAGTAAAGGAGTCAACATTGATGTTCGCCGGTATGTAGTAAAGGGGTCAACATTGATGCTTGCCAGTATGTAGTATAGGAATCAACATTGATGCTCGCCGGTATGTAGTATAGGAATCAACATTGATGCTCGCCGGTATGTAGTAAAGGGGTCAACAGTGATGTTCACCGGTATGTAGTATAGGTGTCAACATTGATACTGGCCGGTATGTAGTAAAGGGGTCAACATTGATGTTCGCCGGTATGTAGTATAGGAATCAACATTGATGCTCGCCAGTATGTAGTATAGGAATCAACATTGATGTTCGCCGGTATGTAGTATAGGTGTCAACATTGATGCTCGCCGGTATGTAGTATAGGAATCAACATTGATGCTCGCCGGTATGTAGTAAAGGGGTCAACATTGATGTTCACCGGTATGTAGTATAGGTGTCAACATTGATACTGGCCGGTATGTAGTAAAGGGGTCAACATTGATGTTCGCCGGTATGTAGTATAGGAATCAACATTGATGCTCACCGGTATGTAGTATAGGAGTCAACATTGATGCTGGTCAGTATTTAGTAAAGGGGTCAACATTGATGTTCGCCGGTATGTAGTATAGGAATCAACATTGATGCTCGCCAGTATGTAGTATAGGAATCAACATTGATGTTCACCGGTATGTAGTATAGGTGTCAACATTGATGCTCGCCGGTATGTAGTAAAGGGGTCAACATTGATGTTCGCCGGTATGTAGTATAGGAATCAACATTGATGCTCGTCAGTATGTAGTATAGGGGTCAACATTGATGCTCGCCGGTATGTAGTAAAGGGGTCAACATTGATACTGGCTGGTATGTAGTATAAGAATCAACATTGATGCTCGCCGGTATGTAGTATAGGAATCAACATTGATATGGTGCGGTATAGTATAGAAATCAACATTGATGCTTGCCAGTATGTAGTATAGGAATCAATATTGATGCTCTCTAAGGAAGACAACATTGATATTGGCCAGAATGTAGTATAGGAGTCAACATTGGTGCTGGTCAGTATTTAGTAAAGGGGTCAACATTGATGTTCTCTGGTTTGTAGTATAGCATTCAA
Above is a window of Pecten maximus chromosome 7, xPecMax1.1, whole genome shotgun sequence DNA encoding:
- the LOC117331519 gene encoding uncharacterized protein LOC117331519 codes for the protein MTIECSCGNRHPKRFLYYQPFGIFCRCCNTEWLSDNTANPDSAEDGPRVPRLRMYRFRDVSRHELHENNVLLVQSSRSRVTDINQLVVGDHIAFHRPYVIWHHCIVIEVNAEDSTLEVINWQSENGSVSVIQQQIDVSKEYGDLYRIQYTSDIQLSNPPHLVIARARSRLSQTGFHIFDDNCESFATFCKTGISKSHQYIWLVAKTWEWLVHFTVMTVRTAITGFCTLARVAAGCVGPVVVIVLEGIILAWDVIKAYRERRNGNLSRNEYAKIAIRRIVDGVVTVAFTIVGVIIGVSFTVTGPMIPCLLAGACGGIVGMTVGKVGGTLLGCWVGRAIANCLKTDDRAVDKITELVPGDHVVMTRWALHPRCHGILIEHDSHTKIRVVRNTYKYGVVDEWLPFEKPLYLVTHKKNECFSNEEVLRRAKGQIGARRYNIASHNCKTFANWCKRHT